In a genomic window of Occallatibacter riparius:
- the cydB gene encoding cytochrome d ubiquinol oxidase subunit II has protein sequence MGFIWFWLVAVMIVGYVVLDGFDLGVGVLHLFLPQNEAERQVSLRSIGPVWDGNEVWLLAGGGTLYFAFPLLYASAFSGFYLPLMIVLWLLIGRGISLELSNHLDIGVWHTLLDRLFGIASALLAIFYGAALANVIRGVPLQADGFFFLPLWTNWMPGANPGILDWYTVIGGLVALVALTLHGALWLTIKVSGELEARARRIVRPLWMVLAALTVVSLIATMAVRPQTLDNYYRYPVTFIVPVGVIASLVGILFFNRKAQPVRAFLSSSVYLFFMLAGACWGLYPTLLPATAGSGPDITLDRAISGPHTLAVGLAWWIFGMTLAVGYVVFVYSRFRGKADATEGGH, from the coding sequence ATGGGTTTCATCTGGTTCTGGCTGGTAGCGGTGATGATCGTTGGATACGTTGTGCTCGATGGATTCGATCTCGGCGTTGGCGTTCTGCATCTTTTTCTGCCGCAAAACGAGGCCGAGCGGCAAGTCTCCCTGCGCTCCATCGGCCCCGTGTGGGACGGCAACGAAGTCTGGCTGCTGGCCGGCGGCGGCACGCTCTACTTCGCGTTTCCCCTGCTCTACGCGTCGGCGTTCAGCGGCTTCTATCTGCCACTCATGATCGTTCTCTGGCTGCTGATCGGCCGCGGCATCAGCCTTGAGCTCAGCAATCACCTCGACATCGGCGTGTGGCACACACTGCTCGATCGCCTGTTCGGCATCGCCAGCGCGCTGCTCGCCATCTTCTATGGAGCGGCGCTGGCCAACGTCATTCGCGGCGTGCCCCTGCAGGCCGACGGCTTCTTCTTCCTCCCGCTCTGGACCAACTGGATGCCTGGTGCGAATCCCGGCATTCTCGACTGGTACACGGTCATCGGAGGACTCGTCGCGCTCGTCGCGCTCACGCTTCACGGCGCGCTGTGGCTGACTATCAAGGTGTCAGGCGAACTGGAAGCTCGGGCGCGGCGGATCGTGCGTCCGCTGTGGATGGTGCTGGCCGCGTTGACGGTGGTGAGCCTGATCGCAACGATGGCGGTGAGACCGCAGACGCTGGATAACTACTACCGCTACCCCGTGACGTTCATTGTGCCGGTTGGCGTGATTGCTTCGCTCGTCGGAATCCTCTTCTTCAACCGCAAAGCGCAACCGGTGCGAGCGTTCCTTTCGTCAAGCGTCTACCTGTTCTTCATGCTCGCGGGGGCCTGCTGGGGACTTTATCCAACGCTGCTGCCCGCGACCGCTGGCTCCGGCCCCGATATCACGCTGGATCGCGCTATCAGCGGCCCACATACGCTGGCTGTGGGACTGGCGTGGTGGATTTTCGGCATGACACTGGCTGTGGGCTACGTGGTTTTTGTCTACAGCCGCTTCCGCGGCAAAGCCGACGCAACTGAGGGCGGCCACTAA
- a CDS encoding cytochrome ubiquinol oxidase subunit I — protein sequence MTAELIHRLHFAFTVTFHYLFPQLTMGLGLLIVVLKTVALRRGNPAWDRAAHFWGRIFGINFVFGVVTGIPMEFEFGTNWAQFSRVSGGVIGQPLAMEGVFSFFLESAFLGLFLYGGSKLSKRMHWFSAVMVWLGSWISGFFIIVTDAWMQHPVAYNVVNGHYEVTSFWGLLLNPWALLQYMHNMTGAVVTGSFVVAAVGAFYLLEGRNQEFGKIFLKVGVVAGLIASIVIIFPTGDLHGKYVAKHQPVAMAAMEGLFHTEKGAPIVLIGQPNPETGRIDNPIVIGNVLSFLIYGTTGAEVQGLDQFPRDQWPGAQPLLYYAYHIMAGLGTWFLLLMFVSAFLLWRGKLYSARWVQWAVLLSFPLPYIANTAGWMTAELGRQPWLIYGLMRTSEGFSHMVSAGNGLFTLLGFMGLYALLGLLFTVLVYREISHGLGAATTTEPVHTAGM from the coding sequence ATGACCGCTGAGTTGATCCACAGGCTGCACTTCGCATTCACCGTTACGTTTCACTATCTATTCCCGCAACTCACCATGGGCCTCGGCTTGCTGATCGTGGTGCTTAAAACAGTGGCGCTACGTAGGGGCAATCCTGCATGGGATCGCGCCGCGCACTTCTGGGGACGCATCTTCGGCATCAACTTCGTCTTCGGCGTGGTGACCGGCATCCCCATGGAGTTCGAGTTCGGAACCAACTGGGCGCAGTTCTCGCGCGTGTCTGGGGGAGTGATCGGCCAACCATTGGCCATGGAGGGCGTGTTCAGCTTCTTCCTCGAGTCGGCTTTTCTTGGCCTGTTCCTCTACGGTGGCAGCAAGCTTTCAAAGCGCATGCACTGGTTCTCCGCGGTGATGGTGTGGCTCGGCTCGTGGATCTCCGGCTTCTTCATCATCGTCACCGATGCGTGGATGCAGCACCCCGTGGCCTATAACGTTGTGAATGGCCACTATGAGGTGACGAGTTTCTGGGGACTGTTGCTGAACCCCTGGGCGCTCCTCCAATACATGCACAACATGACGGGCGCCGTGGTTACGGGCTCGTTCGTTGTGGCGGCCGTGGGTGCGTTTTACCTGCTCGAAGGACGCAACCAGGAGTTCGGCAAAATCTTCCTCAAAGTGGGAGTGGTCGCCGGTCTCATTGCCTCCATCGTCATCATCTTCCCGACAGGCGATTTGCACGGCAAGTATGTCGCGAAGCACCAGCCCGTCGCGATGGCAGCGATGGAGGGACTCTTCCACACGGAGAAGGGCGCGCCCATCGTGTTGATTGGGCAGCCCAATCCGGAAACCGGCCGCATCGACAACCCCATCGTCATCGGCAATGTGCTCAGCTTCCTCATCTATGGAACAACCGGCGCGGAGGTGCAGGGACTCGATCAGTTTCCGCGCGATCAATGGCCCGGCGCGCAGCCGTTGCTCTATTACGCCTACCACATCATGGCCGGCCTCGGGACGTGGTTCCTGCTGCTGATGTTCGTCTCGGCCTTCCTGCTGTGGAGAGGAAAACTCTACAGCGCTCGATGGGTGCAATGGGCCGTGCTGCTCAGCTTCCCGCTGCCGTATATTGCGAACACCGCCGGCTGGATGACCGCGGAACTTGGCCGTCAGCCCTGGCTCATCTATGGGCTGATGCGCACCAGCGAAGGATTCTCGCACATGGTGTCGGCCGGCAATGGCCTGTTCACGCTGCTGGGATTCATGGGGCTTTACGCGCTGCTGGGATTGCTGTTCACGGTGCTGGTGTATCGCGAAATCAGCCACGGTCTGGGCGCAGCCACAACTACCGAGCCCGTCCACACGGCGGGAATGTAA